GGGCAGCCTGCGCCCGCGCGCCACCCAGCCGACCACCAGGCCGGCGAGCAGGGCCAGGGTCGGCATGGTCAGGAAGGCGGTGTGCCCGGCCACGGCGGGCGGGATCAGGCTGCCGTTCAGCACGCCCAGCCGGATGGCGATCGGGGTGCGGCCGGGCAGCAGCGACGGGACGATCGAGACCAGCGCGACCACCCACATCAGCACGCTCAGCGTCGCCGCGCTCCACCGGGCCGCCGGCTTGGCGGCAGCGGCCCAGGCGGCGAAGATGCCGGCCGCCGCGCCGAGCCCGACGGCCGCGCCGATCACGAAGACCGGCTGCACCCCGGCGACCTGCGCGGCCCGGGCCGGCTGCATGGTCAGTGGCAGCACGGCCAGCGAGCCGAGTCCGGCCGCGATGCCCATGGCCAGGGCGCCGCCGGGGCCGACCGGGCGGGGGCGCCAGCGCGGGCGCATGCCGGTGCCGACGATCGCGCCGAGCACGGCGGCGGTCGTGGTGATCCAGGCGACCCAGGCGAGCTGTGCGGTCCAGCTGTTACGCGCAGTGACATCGAGAACGCGGTCCAGGCGCACGATGCCGAGTCCGTAGGCGATGCCGAGTTGGCCGGCTCCGATCACCACGGCTGCCGTGGCGGTGGTGGCCAGCAACTTCACCCAGCTCCGAAATGCCATGCCGGGCACGTTACGGAATGCGGTGGCCGGTCCGCCAGTGGGGACTCGGCTTCTTAAGGCAGCCTAAAGTCTGGTTGCTATCAGTCACTCTGCGTCATTTCGGGACGACTCGACGGTGAGTTGCGAGAGATACCCTCCAGAGTGGACACTGTCCGGCACGGACAACGAGTCCGTCGCGTCGTGCTGATCCTTGCGAACGTGAGACCCCTGCTCAGAAGCCGCGATGCGGTCAATGAGCGGGACGGGGCTCTCACATAGTGGTTGGAATCATGATGGTGTTCGGTGGCCGTGGCCGCGCCGGAAGTCGCACATGAGACATTCGTGCACGTCAAAGCGTCTGCGGTGGTATGAGCCGGGTCGCCGGTCCGGTCGCCACTCGGACAGCCGGGTGGTTTCCGGGAGGATCCAGGCTTCCCAAACCGGTCGGGGTTCTGATGAAATCGCCGCCGTGCCGAGTTCGGCACGAACCTTGCTGCGCGCGCCGGACGGGGCCGGCCCGCAGACCTCGAACGGCATCGCGCCGGCGTCCGCGAAGGAGATGTCGTGAGCACGGGATCCTCGGCCCTGGCTGTGCGACGTGGTCCTTTCTCCCGTCTGCGGGACGCCGGCATCCGCACCAAGCTGGCCTTCCTGCTGATCATCCCGATCACGGCGGTGCTGGTGCTGGCCTCGGTGCGCCTGATGGACGTGCGCGGCCGGGCCACCGACGCCGGCCGGGTCGCCGACCTCACCGTGCTCGGCAACGACGTCTCCGAGCTGGCCCGCCTGCTGCACCGGGAGCGGATGGCGGCCGCCGCGTACCTGGCCGCGCCGGACGTGTCGCCGGACGCGTACCGGCAGACGGCCGCCGCTGTCGACGCGCGGGTCCAGACCTTCCGGGCCCACCGCGACCAGGCCGGACAGGTGCCGGCCCGGGTGCGCGACCGGCTCGGGCTGATCCAGGAACGGCTCGACACGCTCGCCGGCACCCGTGACGACGTGTCCGCCCGGCAGAAGCTGACGATGGCCGCCGCGGTCCAGCGGTACAGCAGCATCCTCGAGGGACTGTCCGATTACGACGATTCGCTCAGCCAGGTCGCCGAGCCGGGCGTGGTCGCCGACGGGCTGCGCGCGCTGGCCGCGTTCAGCCGGATCGAGTCGGCCGCCGCCGACCAGGAGGCGGCCGCGTACACGGTCCGGATGACCGGTCTGCTCAGCGGGACCTGGCAGCAGCAGCTGATCGGCGCGCAGGCGGCCCGGCAGGAGGCGCTCGACGACCTCCGGCAGATCGCCACCGCCGAGCAGGCCGGCCTGGTCGAGGGAACCCTGGCGAACGCCGCGGTGGCCCGGGCGGACGGCCTGATCACCCGGCTGACCGGGCCGGCGGCGGTCTCGGACACCGAGCTGACCGAGGCGTACCAGCAGGTTCTCGACCTGCTCCGGGCCACCGGCACCCGGCTGGAGGCGGACGCCGTCCGGGTCTCCCGGGACGACAGCGACAGCACCGCCGAGCGGGCCACCGTCGAGTTCGTGGTGGTGCTGCTGGTCCTGCTCGCCGCGATCGCGCTCGGCGTCTACCTGGCCCGGACCCTGCACCTGTCGGTCCGCCGGTTGCGCGAGGGCGCACTCGCCGTCGCCAACCGGGACCTGCCCGACGCGGTGCACCGGCTGAAGGACGTGGACAGCCTGGACGCGGGCGGCGTCGACCAGATCATCGCGCAGTCCCGGGACCCGATCCGGCTCGCCGACCGGGACGAGTTCGGGCAGGTCGCCGAGGCGTTCAACATGGTGCACCGGGAGGCCATCCGGGTCGCCGCCGAACAGGCCGCGCTGCGGACCAGCGTCTCCGCGATGTTCCTCAGCCTGGCCCGGCGCAGTCAGGCACTGGTCGACCGGATGATCGGCGAGCTGGACCACATCGAGCGTACCGAGGAGGACCCGAAGCGGCTGGCCAAGCTCTTCGACCTGGACCACCTCGCCACCCGGATGCGCCGCAACGACGAGAACCTGCTGGTACTGGCCGGCGCCGACGTGGGCGCCCCGCGCCGCGAGGACGCGCTGCTGATCGACGCGCTCCGGGCCGCTCAGTCCGAGGTGGAGCTTTACCACCGGATCGAGTTCGGCGCCCTGGACGCCGACGTCTCGGTGGTCGCCGCGGCGGTCAACGACGTGGTCCGGCTGCTCGCCGAGCTGCTCGACAACGCCACCCGGTTCTCCCCGCCGACCACCGTGGTGGTGGCGCACGGGCGGCGGTCCGGCGACCACGCGGTGCTGCAGATCGAGGACCGCGGGCTGGGCATCACCCCGGAGCAGCTGGAGCAGATCAACCGGCGGCTGAGCGAGCCGGCCGAGGTGGACGCCAGCGCGTTCCGGCTGATGGGCTTCGCGGTGATCGCCCGGCTGGCGGCCCGGCACGGCATCGGGGTGCGGCTGCTGCCCAGCCGGGAGGGCGGGACGGTCGCCGAGGTGACCCTGCCGGCCGACATCGTGGTGCTGCCCGGTGCGCCGTCCAGCACCGCCGGGCGGGCGGCGAGCTGGACCCGCCCCGGCCCGGCCCCGCAGCCGGTCGGCGGCCGTGCCCCGGAGACCCGCGCGCCGGTGCGGTCCGCGCCGATGCCGGCGCCCGTCTCGCCGCGCTGGGCGCCGCCGGTCGATCCCGGACCGCCCGCCGAGCTGGATCTCCGGCCGACCCCGGACCGCCCGCCGCTGCCCACCCGGGTGCCCAGGCCGCCCACCGCGGAGCCGGACTCCACGCCGCTGTTCGCGCCGGTCTCGGCGCAGCCGGCGCCGGACTCCACGCCGCTGTTCGCGCCGGTCTCGGCGCAGCCGGCGCCGGACTCCACGCCGCTGTTCGCGCCGGTCTCGGCGCAGCCGGCGCCGGACTCCACGCCGCGGTTCCCGCCCGTCTCGGCGCAGCCGGCGCCGGTCTCGGCCCAGCCGGTGCCGATCCGGATGGAGATGCAGCACACCTGGTTCGACGCCGAGATGGAGCTACCGGAGATGCAGGGCATGCCGACCGCCGGTTACGCCCCGGCGCCCGTCTCGGCGGCTCCCGCCGGCCCGCCGCCGGTGGCCCCGGAGCCGGCGGCGCCCGAGCCGGTGGCGGCATCGGCGGTCCCCAGGCCCCGCCCGGCAGCCGACGACGACGAACGCTGGCGGAGCGCGGCCGACGAGGGCTGGGCTCGCGCGATGGCCGCTGCCGCACCCCAGGACGCCGGCACCACCCGCTCCGGTCTGCCGAAACGGATCCCGCAGGCGCAGCTCGTGCCGGGCGGGGTGCGGGACCTGCCGCGGGCACAGCATCGTCGCAGCCCCGACGACGTGCGCGGGCTTCTCGCCGCGTACACCAGCGGGGTGCGGCGCGGGCGGACCGACGGCTCCGTCGACCAGGTTCCTAAGGAGAGCGAACAGTGATCAGGCCCACCATGCAGGACATGGGCTGGCTGCTCAACAACTTCGCCGACAGCATCGCGGGCATCGCGCACGTGGTGGCGGTCTCCGCCGACGGGTTGTTGCTGGCCTGCTCGCGGGATCTGCCACCGGACCGGGCGGACCAGCTGGCCGCCATCACCTCCGGTGTGGTCAGCCTGACCGAGGGGGCGTCCCGGATGTTCACCGCCGGGAAGGTGCAACAGACCATCATCGAAATGGACAGCGGCTATCTTTTCCTGATGTCCATCAGCGACGGTTCGTCGATGGCCGTGCTGGCCGCGCGCAGCTGCGACGTCGGTCAGGTCGGCTACGAGATGGCCCTGCTGGTGGAGCGCGTCGGCGCCGCGTTGTCGCCGGCGGCACGCGAGGCCGTCAGCCACTAGGCGCCGGGGTTGCCGTACCCCGGCGGAGATGAGGTGACCGCGACATGACAGAGCCGCACGATCCCCGGGGGAACCTGGTGCGGCCGTACGCGGTGACCCGCGGCCGGACCGAGCCGATCCGGGACATTCCGATCGAGGCGGTCCTGGTCGCCAGCGCGGCGGCCGTCCAGGAAGCGCGTTTTGCCGGACATGACAAGTACCGCATCGCCGTGCTGTGCGAGCCGAAAGCCCTGTCGCTGGCCGAGCTGGCGGCGCTCACCCGGTTGCCCCTCGGGGTGGCCCGGGTGCTCGTCGCCGACATGGTCACCGAGGGACTGCTCGCGTTGCACAGCGCCGCTCCCCGGAAGGGTTTCACGGAGCGGATGGACCTGCTGGGAAGGGTTTTGAGTGGACTTCGCAAGCTCTGAGCGGGCGGGGGCGCCTCAATCGGAGATCGTCTCGGCGAAAATCGTCGTCGCCGGTGGGTTCGGCGTCGGCAAGACGACGCTGGTCGGTGCGGTCTCCGAGATCGAGCCGCTGACGACCGAGGCGGTGATGACAGCGGCCGGCGCCGGGATCGACGACGCCTCCAAGGTCCCGGAGAAGGGCACCACCACGGTGGCGATGGACTTCGGCCGGATCACCATGGCCGACGACCTGATCCTCTACCTGTTCGGCACGCCCGGTCAGACCCGCTTCTGGTTCATGTGGGACGAGCTGATCCGCGGTGCCGTCGGCGCCGCAGTGATGGTCGACACCCGCCGGCTCACCGACGCGTTCGCGCCGCTCGACTACTTCGAGAACCGGCACCTGCCCTACCTGGTGGCGGTGAACTGCTTCGACGGCGCACCCCGCTATGAGCCGGAGGAGGTGCGCGAGGCGCTCGCCATCCCGGAGCGGGTGCCGCTGGTGATGTGCGACGCCCGGCACCGCGAGTCGGTCAAGTCGGTACTGATCGGCGTCGTCGAGCACGCCATGGCCACCCTGGTCACCGAACACGAACGCGGCATGGTCGTGGGGTGATCGAACGCCGCCGCCAACCGATCCAGCAGGCCGGTAGCCACTGCGGCTGATAGCCAATGCGGCTGATCCGTTGATCGATGCCGCTGATCCGTGGATCGACGGTGTGGGCGATGCGGCGACGCGTAGTCGATATTCGCTGGCACCCTGAAGATCAACTTCAAGATCTTCATTTACGCGGGTCCGCTGTGGTGCGGATCGCATGCTCCCGCGCGGGCCGAGGGCGGCGATCTGGCCGCTGCGCGTCCATGGCGATCGCCGCCCTCTTCACTGTTCGTGGGTGGTCACCGAAACCCCCGTCACCCGCACGTGTTGTCCGTGAGTGGCCGGGCGGGCCGGGGTGGAGTTCCGCGAGCCGCGAGCCGCGAGCCGCGAGCCGCGAGCCGCGAGCCGCGAGCCGCGAGCCGGGGGACGGGGGTTCGGGGGTTCGGGTTGTAGGGGTTCGGGTTCTGGCGGGTCGTGACCACCCGCGGGCGTCGCCCTGGAAGGTCGGGCGTTCGGGACGCGCCAGCGTCCTGCCCGGCCTGGAAGGGTCCCTGGCGGGAGCGGCGATCAGTGATCAGCGCGGGTCCGAGTCAGCAATCTGTTGATCTGGAAGTTGATCTTGATTGGGGTTGGCGCGGGCTTCAGGGGGATGGGCTTCAGGTGGGGATGCGGTAGCCGCGTCTGACTACGGTTTGGATGACGCCGGGGATGGCGGCTCGGAGGCGGGCGACGGCCATTTCGACGGCGTGCTCGTCGGCGTGGCGGGGGAGGGCCTGCAGGAGGGCGGCTCGGGAGAGGACGCGGCCCGGTGAGTTGGCCAGGGCCCGCAGGACGGCCATCGGGGCGGGGGCGAGCTGGCGGAGTTCGCCGTCGACCACCGCGGCGTGGCCGCGCAGGGTGATCGCGTGGCCGTTGACCTGGATGGTGACCGCGCGTGGGGGGAGTTCCTCGACCAGGGTGCGGACCAGGGCGCTGAGCCGGGCGCGGTGCGGGGTGGAGACCGGGACGTCGTGGCGGCGCAGCGGCGCGGCGGTGACCGGGCCCACGCAGGCGGCCAGCACCTCGGTGCGCAACGCGTCGAGCAGCGCGTCGGTGGCCGGGCCGGCGGCGCGCAGCAGGGCGTGGACCGCCGCGGCCGAGGTGAACGTCACGGCGTCGACGAGCCGGCCGGTGATCAGATCCACCAGGCGGTGCAGCGGGGCCGGGTCGACCGGTGGCGCCCAGCGGTAGACCGGCACCTCGATCACCCGGGCGCCGGCCGTCTCCAGCGCCTCGCTGTACTCCGGCTGGCTCTCGCCGTGCAGCTGGAGGGCGACGGTGAGGCCGGCGACGCCGCGGGCGGTCAGGTGCTCGATGATCTCCGCGGAGCCCTCGCCGTCCGGGGTCCACTGGTCCCGCAGGCCGGCGGCCCGGACCGCGGCTTGCGCCTTGGGGCCGCGGGCCACCAGGTAGGCGCGGTTGAGCACGTCGCGCAGCGGCTCAGCCAGGCCCCAGCTCTCGGCGGCCTCGAGCCAGCCGCGCATCCCGATGCCGGTGTTGACCAGCACGATGTCCGGGGGAGTGTCGAGGCAGGCGCGGGTCGCGGCGCGCAGGTCGGCGTCGTCGGCGATCGGGACGATGCGCAGCGCGGGGGCCAGCACGACGCGGGCGCCGCGGCTCTCCAGCAGGCCGGCCAGCTCGTCGCGGCGGCGGTCGGCGGTGACGCCGACGGTGTAACCGGAGAGGGTCGCGGCCGGCTGCGCCAGTACCGGGCGGCGGGCCCCGGGGATCCGGCCCGTCATCAGCGGGTGCTCCCGGTGCCGGTGGACTCTCCCGTGCCGGTGGACGCTCCGGTACCGGACTCTCCGGGGTGGGCGGCGGTCCGATGGCCGGGGGCGTGGTGGCCGGGGGAGTGCGGGACGAGGGCGAGAAGTCGCGGCGTGGCCGGGCGGTCCACCGAAGGGCACGCTCGCGGACCGTCGTCCTCAGCGTGAACCCGCTCCCATGCCACGCTTACGGTCCGCGCCGTACCTCCGTCCGGGGCACGCCGCGACTTCTCCTCACCACTCCGGCGAGCCGGGGTGGTGAACACCGTCAGGTCCGTCCTCAACCCTGACGGTGGTCTCTCCATGGTGCGCCTGACCACACCGCGCCGGCCATCGCCGAGCCGCGTCGTCCGGGGTTCCGCACCGTTGGGCATGTCTGGAAGCGTGCCGGTGGGGAATTTCGGCCGGGCGTCCCTTTTGTTTCGAGCCTGCTAAGAGCCGTCCGGCAGCAGTTGTCGAACCCGCGGCTGGGCTGCTCCAGACACCGAGTATGCTGGATACCGTTTGAGGTCCCGCCTCGGGCCATTCACCCAGGGGCAGCCTGTTTTGACCACGCGCCGCGCGGCCGGGTATTGTTGCCTGCTGTTGTGCGATAGCTGCGAGCGCTCCCCCTGGGGTGTGCTTGAAGTTCGTGTCGACTCCCTGTTCGACATGATCAGCGCGCGCCCCCAGACCGACGACGAGACAAGGTAATTCTGTGCGTACGTACAGCCCGAAGCCGGGTGAGATCGAGCGTCAGTGGCACATTATCGACGCTTCTGACGTCGTTCTGGGCCGCCTGGCTACCCACACCGCGACCCTTCTGCGCGGCAAGCACAAGCCGACGTTCGCCCCGCACGTCGACACCGGCGACTTCGTGGTGATCATCAACGCCGGCAAGGTCGCGCTGACCGGCAACAAGCGGCAGACCAAGGTCGCCTACCGGCACTCCGGCTACCCGGGTGGTCTGAAGCAGGTCGGTTACGAGGAGCTGCTGACCAAGCGCCCCGAGAAGGCGATCGA
This window of the Actinoplanes oblitus genome carries:
- a CDS encoding sensor histidine kinase; this translates as MSTGSSALAVRRGPFSRLRDAGIRTKLAFLLIIPITAVLVLASVRLMDVRGRATDAGRVADLTVLGNDVSELARLLHRERMAAAAYLAAPDVSPDAYRQTAAAVDARVQTFRAHRDQAGQVPARVRDRLGLIQERLDTLAGTRDDVSARQKLTMAAAVQRYSSILEGLSDYDDSLSQVAEPGVVADGLRALAAFSRIESAAADQEAAAYTVRMTGLLSGTWQQQLIGAQAARQEALDDLRQIATAEQAGLVEGTLANAAVARADGLITRLTGPAAVSDTELTEAYQQVLDLLRATGTRLEADAVRVSRDDSDSTAERATVEFVVVLLVLLAAIALGVYLARTLHLSVRRLREGALAVANRDLPDAVHRLKDVDSLDAGGVDQIIAQSRDPIRLADRDEFGQVAEAFNMVHREAIRVAAEQAALRTSVSAMFLSLARRSQALVDRMIGELDHIERTEEDPKRLAKLFDLDHLATRMRRNDENLLVLAGADVGAPRREDALLIDALRAAQSEVELYHRIEFGALDADVSVVAAAVNDVVRLLAELLDNATRFSPPTTVVVAHGRRSGDHAVLQIEDRGLGITPEQLEQINRRLSEPAEVDASAFRLMGFAVIARLAARHGIGVRLLPSREGGTVAEVTLPADIVVLPGAPSSTAGRAASWTRPGPAPQPVGGRAPETRAPVRSAPMPAPVSPRWAPPVDPGPPAELDLRPTPDRPPLPTRVPRPPTAEPDSTPLFAPVSAQPAPDSTPLFAPVSAQPAPDSTPLFAPVSAQPAPDSTPRFPPVSAQPAPVSAQPVPIRMEMQHTWFDAEMELPEMQGMPTAGYAPAPVSAAPAGPPPVAPEPAAPEPVAASAVPRPRPAADDDERWRSAADEGWARAMAAAAPQDAGTTRSGLPKRIPQAQLVPGGVRDLPRAQHRRSPDDVRGLLAAYTSGVRRGRTDGSVDQVPKESEQ
- a CDS encoding roadblock/LC7 domain-containing protein produces the protein MIRPTMQDMGWLLNNFADSIAGIAHVVAVSADGLLLACSRDLPPDRADQLAAITSGVVSLTEGASRMFTAGKVQQTIIEMDSGYLFLMSISDGSSMAVLAARSCDVGQVGYEMALLVERVGAALSPAAREAVSH
- a CDS encoding DUF742 domain-containing protein; this translates as MTEPHDPRGNLVRPYAVTRGRTEPIRDIPIEAVLVASAAAVQEARFAGHDKYRIAVLCEPKALSLAELAALTRLPLGVARVLVADMVTEGLLALHSAAPRKGFTERMDLLGRVLSGLRKL
- a CDS encoding GTP-binding protein — its product is MDFASSERAGAPQSEIVSAKIVVAGGFGVGKTTLVGAVSEIEPLTTEAVMTAAGAGIDDASKVPEKGTTTVAMDFGRITMADDLILYLFGTPGQTRFWFMWDELIRGAVGAAVMVDTRRLTDAFAPLDYFENRHLPYLVAVNCFDGAPRYEPEEVREALAIPERVPLVMCDARHRESVKSVLIGVVEHAMATLVTEHERGMVVG
- a CDS encoding uroporphyrinogen-III synthase; the encoded protein is MTGRIPGARRPVLAQPAATLSGYTVGVTADRRRDELAGLLESRGARVVLAPALRIVPIADDADLRAATRACLDTPPDIVLVNTGIGMRGWLEAAESWGLAEPLRDVLNRAYLVARGPKAQAAVRAAGLRDQWTPDGEGSAEIIEHLTARGVAGLTVALQLHGESQPEYSEALETAGARVIEVPVYRWAPPVDPAPLHRLVDLITGRLVDAVTFTSAAAVHALLRAAGPATDALLDALRTEVLAACVGPVTAAPLRRHDVPVSTPHRARLSALVRTLVEELPPRAVTIQVNGHAITLRGHAAVVDGELRQLAPAPMAVLRALANSPGRVLSRAALLQALPRHADEHAVEMAVARLRAAIPGVIQTVVRRGYRIPT
- the rplM gene encoding 50S ribosomal protein L13, translated to MRTYSPKPGEIERQWHIIDASDVVLGRLATHTATLLRGKHKPTFAPHVDTGDFVVIINAGKVALTGNKRQTKVAYRHSGYPGGLKQVGYEELLTKRPEKAIELAVKGMLPHNKLARQIIKKLKVYPGAEHPHAAQQPQPFEIKQIAQ